The segment GGCCCCAGCAGGTTGGCCAGCGGCAGCGGCAGGCGGCGCCAGGCGCGGATGAATAGCGCGTATTTCGGATTCAATGGATTGACCTCCGGCAAGGCCTTGGCGCGCACGAGTTGGTAGACATACGGCAGCGGCTGCGGCGTAAAGCCCCAATTCTTCTTGAAGTCGTAGGCCCCCGTGCCCAGCTTGCTGCGGCCGAAATCGAACAGGCGGTAGCCGCGCGCGCAGGCGCGGCGCATCGCTTCCCAGTACATGAAGTCGTTGGCGCCCGTGCTGCGGGCCAGCACGCTGCCGCCGCCGTAATATGGCAGCACTTCGTCGCGGAAATAGAACAGCAGCACGCTCGCTTGCGCCTGCTGGCCGTGATACACGGTGAGGATCTCGCAAGCCTTGCCGAAAACCGTGCGCAGCAGGGCAAAATGGCGGCGCGCGAAGACGGGCGTGCCCAGCCGGTGCACGCTGGCCGCATAGATCGGGTAAAAATGCTTGAGGTCATAATCGATGGCGCTGTGCAAGCCAGCCGCCATGGCCTTGCGCACGACGGCGCGCTGCTTGCGGGGAATGGCCAGCAGGTTCTGCTCGGCATCCGGATGCAGGGGACGGCGGAAGGTCGCGTACAGGGGTTTGTGCAGCCAGGATGAGTCTGCATCTTCCGGCAGTTCGCGCCAGCGGTATTCCAGGTGCCCCACGCCGAGGCGCCTGGCCAGCGCCAGCGCGGCGCTGTCGAGCGCCTGGCGGACGGAAGAACTGCCGCAGGCGATGCCGCCGTACACGCAAAACGGCAGCGAGACGAGGGCGGAGCCGAACATGCGGCTGCGCAGATGGGCCAGCGGCAGCACGCCGGCAATGTGTCCATCCTGTTCCGCGTACAGGAAATGGCTGTCGTGGTGAAAACCTTGCTCCATGATGGTTTGCCAGCCGGCCCGGTGAAAGAAGGTCGCATCAGGGCACGTGTCGACAAAGGCGTCCCAGCGCGCATGTTCGTTCCCCTGCAGGGACCGCACGGCGATGGCGGCGCTCGATGGTGCCGGGTCGGGAGCAAGGCGGGCCTCGTGCATCATGTGCTTTCCAGAAAAATACGGTCCATGCGGTCCCAGGAAAAGTCGCGCGTCAGGCGCCCCAGTCGCGCTTCCATGCGCCCCAGGTTCAGGTAGTGGCGAAAGCGCGTCCTGGCGTCGAGGCCGGGCGGGCGCGGCTGGCCGGGGTCGAGTTCCCAAGGATGAAAATAGAATATGCCAGCTTGCCCGTCGCGCGAATTGATGCGTCGCAAAAGCCAGCGCGACAGTGCATACGGCATCAGCCTGAAATAACCGCCGCCGCCGGCCGGCAGGTTGCGCCCGCGCAGGCGCACGGTGCTGACGGGCAATTCCAGCACGCCGTGCGGCCCGCGCGGGCGCCAGGCGAAGCGGGGAGCATCGGGCATGCCGTAATGGTCGTGGCGGATCGGGTAGATGCTGGAACTGTAGCCGTAGCCCGCTTCCTGCAGCTCGTCGAAAGCCCACAGGTTGGCCGCGCCGATGGAAAAGCTGGGCGCCCGGTAGCCGCGCACGGCCAGCCCCGTTATTTGCTCGAGGATGGTCTTGCTGCGGCGCACGTCGTCGGCGAACTGCGCGGCGGACTGCTCGCTGGCGCGCAGGTGCGCGTAGCCGTGGCTGGCCACCTCGTGTCCGGCGTCGGCCACGCGGCGCAGCATGGCCGGATAACGCTCGGCGATCCAGCCCAGGGTAAAAAAGGTGGCGTGAATGCGCCTGCTGTCGAGCAGCAGCAGGATGCGCTCGATATTCGCCTCGACCCGGCATTCCAGGCGGGGCCAGTCGGCGCGGGCGATGTGCGGCGCGAAGGCGGACACCTGAAAGTAATCTTCCACGTCGATGGTGAGCGCGTTGCGCAAAATCACCGGCGGCGTCATGGCGCGCTCCGGCGCGCCGCCAGCCAGGGCGCGACGACGGCGGCGATGCGCTCGGCCGCGCAGCCATCCCACAGGGGCGGAATGCGGCCCCGCTTGCCACCCGTGTCGAGGATGACACCCGCCAGCGCCAGGATGGCGGCCGGGTCCGTGCCCGCGA is part of the Janthinobacterium sp. 67 genome and harbors:
- a CDS encoding XrtA system polysaccharide deacetylase; the protein is MTPPVILRNALTIDVEDYFQVSAFAPHIARADWPRLECRVEANIERILLLLDSRRIHATFFTLGWIAERYPAMLRRVADAGHEVASHGYAHLRASEQSAAQFADDVRRSKTILEQITGLAVRGYRAPSFSIGAANLWAFDELQEAGYGYSSSIYPIRHDHYGMPDAPRFAWRPRGPHGVLELPVSTVRLRGRNLPAGGGGYFRLMPYALSRWLLRRINSRDGQAGIFYFHPWELDPGQPRPPGLDARTRFRHYLNLGRMEARLGRLTRDFSWDRMDRIFLEST
- a CDS encoding FemAB family XrtA/PEP-CTERM system-associated protein — translated: MHEARLAPDPAPSSAAIAVRSLQGNEHARWDAFVDTCPDATFFHRAGWQTIMEQGFHHDSHFLYAEQDGHIAGVLPLAHLRSRMFGSALVSLPFCVYGGIACGSSSVRQALDSAALALARRLGVGHLEYRWRELPEDADSSWLHKPLYATFRRPLHPDAEQNLLAIPRKQRAVVRKAMAAGLHSAIDYDLKHFYPIYAASVHRLGTPVFARRHFALLRTVFGKACEILTVYHGQQAQASVLLFYFRDEVLPYYGGGSVLARSTGANDFMYWEAMRRACARGYRLFDFGRSKLGTGAYDFKKNWGFTPQPLPYVYQLVRAKALPEVNPLNPKYALFIRAWRRLPLPLANLLGPHIVRQLG